The nucleotide sequence CAAGCACACCAATTTTTGAGTTCTTTTCCACATTACAGCAATGAAAATCGTATCAATTTACAACTGTTCTCTGCAGAATCAGGACAAATCAAATAAACTTGTCTTAAAAATTTAATGAACTATGCTACAAACAAGATTGAAGAGGCTCTTCCTCCAACAAGCACACCAATTTTTGAGTTCTTTCCACAAACATTACAACTAGTGTTGACACACTGCCTGCAGTTGCCAATTTTGAGTACTTTGGCATAGTTTTTGGTTTTTgctgtttaatttttattgggtgaaatcatTGTTGTTGAACTATATATTTATGTGCTGTGATGAAATATTTTACTTGAATAGGAAATGCACTGCCTTGAACATAGGTAAAATAGGTTATGAAACTATTGTTACATGAATAATGTTACATGAATAATGATAAACACACACTCTCCAGGACACACATCCTAACACACATAATTTAGTGGGACCGTATGAATTTGAACCAATAGAAGAGGGTGTCTTGAAATGTGTGTTACAGAAAGCCCACATTTGGAAGAATTCCGCTCATTATCCAAATGGTTCTgctcattcccaaagtaaaaGTTCAAAATGCCCctacgcatgttaacatgcccctacgcatgttaacatgcgtagCTGACTTAAGCTGCGCTAGTTATAATAGAAAcgtaacttaagtcacgctatGTGCTGTAATTAGCCCAAATAGAACCTCATTCTGCCTCATTTTCaaacaacacacacacaaatctcatttttctctcaaattatccaactccaaaattccttcaacttcaaatcaaacaacactccaacaacaagaacaagtaAGTTTTCACTTAAATTATGTTGGTATGATAGATTTTTTCActtaatctataattttttaggtttattgttttgttaaaattttaatttttttttgcaagaaataatagaatgttacatgtaaatgacttcttaattgttatgatgtttagatactatgttagattttttacacttagattagatttttttagatatagggtttgtttaatttttattttttttgcaagatatgAGCCAATGTTACATGCAAATGAGTAATATTGCTTAAttatttagatgtttgcatgtttatgttgtagttatcatttttagggtttatgttggaatgagtttttcattgattgtgtttaatttcttattgtgtagatttgaagcaaTGGCAGGGgtgatcgacgttcatgcagaattcaacggcggagaacctcagaggttgaagttCGGTGCCTTgatgtaacgttaagaggtctcaaggatcaaCTGAATGAACTCAACCAAAGAGTCAACCCCaaagacacaaggagggtggaatatgtttggttaacgtccaacgctcgacgggGGGAgaatatcattcacttgggtggaattaacgaacgacgaaaacgtgacgagcatgttttgggagcacaacatgttccagtggatggatatgcgggtgacgttgctgagatcaactgaagatatcatcaacagCTTGATTCCGCCaaaagatcgtcattagttagggtaaggtgcattccaactacaacaattgtcttacctctgaaattggataattcaaacttgccaaacggccatgactcaagcatttcgcccaacgttcatgtttttccttcgaaaagattaaattcttgttatgctggtttagatgaaggtattaagtgtcaaggaatgaacctcatttcgttggcacttgaatatcatcatctaaagcaaaccgaacaaaaatttatttttttcaaaggaaaaacatgaatgcggggcgaaatgcttgagtcctgttgtttagcaagtttgaatttaccccattcaaaggtaagacaattgttgtagtaggaatgcacattccaactacaacaattgtcttactctagatggggcaattcaaacttgttaatcggcaaGACTCCAACATTAGTAAGCATCTTGAACGAtgatattcaagtgtcaaggaatgcacctcattcttttgacacttgaatatcaTCATTCAAGATGTTGATCGTATGTTGGAGTCCTGCTGCTTAGCAAGTTcgaatttgccccattcagaGGCAAGATAATTattgtagttggaaggtgcatgtaatgtaatgtaattgctAACATACATGTCGTTTATGTGATGTAACGAAACCTTAATTAGActtttttattcgaattcacactgtcgcaatttttattcaaattcgctgaatttattctaatttatttattgacttTACTcgaatttttaattcaatacgCACGCaatcaatcataaaataaatgcaacaattaacaaaaataaagaaacaaaaataatagatataaaatatcattttattaatataattcttattacatttacaatggggtaaaactaaatctgcgaaaaaataaaaaccaccaGAAAACCTACCTAAAATAAAACCACCAGAAAACCTAGCTTCTTGAGGTAAAACTAAATTTGCACATTTAGTTTTACCCAATCATGTTCTTTTTCCAAGAAAGCTGCTCACTACTTATCTTTTCCCCATCATTCCCACTACTTatcattctttctctttttacaccaaaataaagaaggaaaaaaagaaggaaatgaaCGAGATTCATGGGGGGAGAGAGTGAGGAGGAGAGTGAGAATGTGAGATGATGTGAGGAAATGGGGAAGTTTAGAGGTGTATTTATAGGGGGGAGATTGTAACATAGGTTATATCTACCATAAATAGggtcaaaaaacgtgtaaaaacttaacaaaaacgtgtaaaaacaattaaaatgcaTTGAACAAAGTCAAAAAAAACGTGTGTTCTTGAGCCAAGAATTAACACtcgcgtgagttaactcacgccagTTTGGCAGGTGGTCAAGAACACGTTTTTTGGACTTTGGTCGGTTATTCAACACTTTTATTGAgttttttgactgcatttagTGCATATGAAACCTATGCactaaataattttcaattaggcctttattcttattttttggttacatttaggcctttattctaattttttttattaactttattctaattttttttattaactttattctaaaaaatgtgtaaaatagtgttaaaaacgtgtggattgaatgttgaaaaactGACCACGGGTCAAAAAAACGTTTTATTCTTCAGTTCTGCACCGGCCAACTAGCGTGAGTCAGAAtacactagcgcatgttaagtCACGTAGCTAGACTTAACATAAGTACACATTATAACTAGCTCATGTTAACATGTGTAGGGGCATTTTGGACttttactttgggaatgagcgaAACCATTTGAGTAATGAGCAAAATTCCATTTGAAATATGTTTAGTTATTATTTAAGGTTGATAAACTCATTCACTTGTTTTATATCCCATTCAACTTAACATGTGTAGGGGCATTTTGGACttttactttgggaatgagcgaAACCATTTGAGTAATGAGCAAAATTCCATTTGAAATATGTTTAGTTATTATTTAAGGTTGATAAACTCATTCACTTGTTTTATATCCCATTCAACTTAACATGCACCTCTATGCTGCGTTTTCTTCCTTTtatattatactccctccgatcttttttataagaagagaaatcaaaaatcatcaaaaccaagACAAttattagttgttgtaattttttgaatatttttacaaatataccctCATAAAAATTTGTGAAGTAATAATTTAATCATTAGAAAGATCTCTAAGTATGAATGAAAGTTTAAGAAAACGAACCTGCAATCTCTCACTTTTGAGGAAGAGTGATGTTCAATGTAGGGGCGTTTGCGGTGCGGTTTGATTCAGTTTTGAGCAAAAATGTCATCCAAACcgcgaaataaaaaaaacatgcggtttggtttggttcggttgatttttaaaaagtcatccaaactaaaccaaactaatgcggtttggattggttcggtttgtgCGGTTTATCgtgagataaaaaatattacattaactctaatattggcaacttgttacaaaataaacataggacattttattttgatgtttatatgataaaatattaggtaaaacttatatcaaaataggtaaaattaagaagaaacataagcatGAAGCAAATTATTAGGAAGTAAAGGATATAAATTCATCTCTgtaaatgaattgaaagagatgGAAAGGAATTAGAATCGAACCTAATGGTGCaacaatgaaaaaattgaatcaaaagagattattCTTGAGTTATGTAATTGGACTAGTACATATTTAAgtaatatttattattcttgCGGTTTGTTTTGGTTCGGTTGCTGAGatgcaaaccgcaaaccgaaccgaaccgtgCGGTTCAGTGCAAAAGTCATCCAAATTCATCCGAACCAAGTGCAGTTTTTTGCCGTTTCGATTTGGATTGgtttgatttgtgatttttCTATTTGGTTGGTTTGATTTTAAACACCCCTAATTCAATGTTCTAAATCTTTATTTCTATAAACTGATCCTAGTCCATCTAATTAtaatacaaatgaaaataacaaagcaATTTCTCAAGCTGCAAATTTCATTCACTATTAATTAACAATGATCCATGAACTGCCAACACTtaaaacaaacataacatcaaataaaataacatcaacatgctcaaaacaaacataacttcaaataatataacataaacaaaaatcaagataaaaaTTTGGATTGAAACATGTTCAATGTTCTACatcttaatattataattaaggTGATATCAAACTTTGAATGTAGACTTTTGAATCTACCCAACTCAAGTCTTGAAATtctttatatatcatttttggaATCATAAACAACCCACTTCAAATTCTCTTTCTCTTTGAAGACAAGCAGCACATGCTTGTCGTCCTCCGAAGTATATAATATCTTTGTAAAAAAGTAACCAGAATCACCAAAGTAAGAAAGACAAATCAATTTAATACAAGACTCCTCCTTATATCCGTATTCCTTCATAAGCCAAACATCAAGAGAAGAATGAGAACTTTTTCTAGAAAATATGCACAAGCATTCCCTCATTACACCCAAGGTCAACATATCAAAATTTCCATAATCAGGCAACGGTATTTCTTGATAAGATTCCTTCCCCAAATGAAGAGAAACAATGGTAGACAAGTCATTTGAATCGTAATATGTCAACCAATTAACTGTGCCACTTATGAATATTCCCATGTGACCATAATAAGGAGTCATAGCAGGGAGGTCCTTAATCCTACTCCAAGAGTCTGTGCCCAAAGTATGAACTTTAACTTGAGTTTTGCTGAAAGAATGCCAATCATAACAGAACACACTAACAACCTTGTAATTGTCGATGAAAGGGTCATAACCAAAAGCATTTCTAGTTAAACCATCTTCTTATGGAATTTCTAAAGAGGGTAAATTCTTTACTTTTCTTTCTAATGCAAGGGTTCCACAGAACAGTTTGACGTTTATTGATTGCGGAAAAAAGGAGACCATCGCAAGAAGCAATTCGGGCATCCCAATAACTTGGAATACTGGGAGAGTAATCAAGTTGTGTGGCTTTAGATGTGAAAATAGATTGGATTGGAACAGAATCAAGTGGATAAGACATAACCCTTAACTCTTTTGGGGGGGTCCATGACGTTGTGATGAGATGGCGGTGTTTGGTTGACATGCGAAGGTGATTCTTAGCAAATTTGGGATCAATTGAGATTAGAGAATTCCACGACTTGCATATGCAGCGGAGTTGTAGAAGAAACTTGACCGGGAGTCTACACAATATTTCGACAATGATATCGAAAGGAATATAGGTCAGCAGAGGTGGTGTTTGAAGGAATATAAGTCGCTGCTTCTTCTTGATCACGGTTGTTTCCTCTCATACGtttctttttctccttcaaaagaatatttgcataaaaaatatattattctctttcaaaatatatttgcatcaaatcgttcttcatacggtacaaaaatatatttattgtccataaatatatttttagcacaaaatatatttgaaacaaatcttttatatttttagcaacaatattctccatccatcaaattttgaatcaTAGTACAACACACATGAAATTGGAACGTGACCAAAAAAATTGGGAAAAAGCCGCGTCTTTACAggaaaaaaaacctattaaatTTCATGGGTTTGATATAGTGGTAGGTTGATAAAGAGTTCACGTAAGGATTTAGGTTTAACTCTTGTTGTCGATATGATGACCCGATAGATGATATATTATAAGTGTTTGCAGAGTTTTGATGTCTGTTTTGATCTTATGAGCCCTTAAGCTCAACTCACATAAACTTTATatctttaaaaaagtcttgaacTAAAGAGTTTCTGGGTTtgaatgtaaatatttttacaaatgttCGTTGAGCCCTAAGGTTCGTAACCCTTTAccctaaatatatattttttaataaatagaagACTGGCTATATTGATTACAAAAAAATAGtgacttttatcttttttttagtctcttaaTAAAATAGATGATTCTTTTAAGTTCGATTATTGGATTTCAAACAATGTGTGTGATAGAAagactaacttttttttacaaaggtttagaaattaatttgattgatcctcgtgagcatagcttattttttttaagataacttAGTTGGTATAGATATTACAATATGTAGGAACTAATGTTCAAATCCTAATACCATACTTATTAACCTTAAGCGGTAACATTTTGGTCACTAgtctatttgacaaaaaaactaacttgatcgattaaaaaatgtgtataaCCTATCTATTACATTTGTATAGTCCATGGTTCAAATAtgagagaaagaaagtttagaaaCCAAAGAGTTTGAGTTTTTGATTGATCCCTGTGAGTATAGCtcagttttttttaagataaattagttggtagagatattgtAATATGTACGAATTGAGGTTCAAATCATAGATACCTTGCTTATTCACTTTAAAGGGTAAAGTTATGGTCAAtaggttacttgacaaaaaataaaactaagaaattcaatgaatttgaagaataaggatttaaatttatacacatgtatatatatatatatataatctaactcttcttttcaataaataaagtgTGATTAAGAGGGATGTAGAGAAAAGTTAGCTCACTTGGTTAAAGATCTAAGATTCGAATCTTGGTAAGAGACAAAATATTAACATtctaacatttgtcattaaaaaaatattggagttGTGTGCATTTAGAAGGTATGGCTATATTACAACCGATCACATATGGATTGTCCGATCAAGATCAGATGACTCATATTTAAAGTTCGAATTGAAAATCTAAACTCTCCAATCAAGATCGAATGATCCATACGTGTCGACCACATGCAGTTAAACTACACTCAATTCAAATCCCTATGCATTTGGATGTCAGTTGGGTGGGATTTGAACGTGAAAGCAAACATGTGCTAATTAATTTAGTTTGGGGAAGCAATTTGGTGTTTTGATTTTTAGAGGTAAATTAGTccctcttatttatttattttttaaaattttgaatcattTTAGAAAAAGCTCAAATTTGTCCCTCCAAGGATATTCTATTCCCACTTACTCCATTAAATCCTAattttttccatcaacatttacAATTCATTTTGAGACTATGGGAGAAAACACATGGAAACCGAACCACTACCTTGTATGACTTACCCACCGTCCTTTCCCTTTCATCTGATGTTGGGACTATTGAATGCAATTCTTTCCATTAAAGgaacaaaatcaaaactaacCTTAAATGGAAGGAATTGAAATTCAGCAATATTAACCTTAGATGGAGGAAGATCAACTTTGAACGACGACGGATAGGTCAAATAAGATGGTGGTTCGGTTTCTATGCCATGATTTCTCTCATTTTATCAATCGGAGTAATTAAGTTTGATGTGATTAGAAGATTAGGATGTAACGAAATAATTAAggataaaatattttaagagGGACTTATTTGACACAACTTACTAAGGGACTAATACaagccttttaaaaaataattcaaaattaaaaaaagtatgagAGATTAACTAATTTAGCCTAAGAAATTGACACAACAATGTTTTCCACATTGGCATTTGTAATCACCATTTCATCTCTTTAACCTTACACACGGATAATCAACCAATCAAATTGGACTTAAAATCAACAGAGGGACCAATTtatctatctataaaaaaaattgcaagagACTATCTCTTTTATAGAgattaaacatatatttaatatagCACGTCTGTATGTTATAATCGCGGTAACTCAACGGGATTTTCTAAAACTTAACTCCAAGGTGGTCTGTGTATCAAACATACAATAAATTGAGTTgcttgaaaattttgaagataaaaatgagtctttaatttttttacatttttggtttatgaaaAGAAGACAAACGAATAAGACCTTTTTTGGTGGTTGTCGGGATTCAAACAGCAGAtcttgagttaagttcacgaccGCACAACCGAACAAGACCAATAATATGAGACAATACTCTTATTAACTAAGCACAAGACCAATAATATGAGACAATACTCCTATTAACTAAGCACACTTGTCTTCATATAAGTAACAAAGCCTCCAAGTAACGCCATTTCACCAGCTCtgttaacaacaaaacaaaagagcAGTCACAATGCTTGAGTTCGTTCTATTCTACAAGAACCCATTACTCCACGCATCACTCTCCATAATCCTCGCTTTAACCCTATCCTTCTTCAGAATCCCAATCCTCTTTCTCTACGCTCTTCAAACCTACATCCACCCCGATTCTCAACCCCAATCCAATGGCCTCAAAGCCGCCATTCGCCGCCCCGGCACCGACGGAACCACCACCGAGCTCCGAAAGAGGAACAAGTCAAAGGAAAAACCCGATTTCGACGAAAACAATGCTCAGATCTTTAGAATCAGGCTTGATCAAAGTCACCTTCAATCTCGTCTTTATATTGATCAGTATTGTGTTGCTTTTACTGTTTCTTTTGTTACCCTTTTCGCTATTTTGCTTCAGAAGTTTTTGGATTGTGATGACAATAATGGGTTGTTGGCAAATGGGGTTTTTGTTCCGATTTTGTTATCAATTTTGAGTCTTTATACTTGGGGAATGTTGTTTGTTAAGGTTACTTTTGAGAGATCTGCGTCGAGGAGGTCAGAGAAACAATTAAGCGTTGTTTTTGGGGTTTTAGGGGTTTTTTTAGGATTGTTTTTTGTTCCTGAAGTTGCTTCTTTggttttggattttgattttggggTTTCTGTTGAtgggttttggagggttttgaTATCTGTGATGATGGGTTGTCTTGCTTGTTTTATGTTCATTCCTGCTATACGAAGTGCAAGATCTTTTTGGCTTGGAACTGATCAGATTCGTTGTAATTTGTCGATGATAACTTGTGGGTTTTTTAACCGAACGATCTTGTATGTGAATCAAATCTTGCTTATTTTTGTTGCTTTGATGTGGATTACGCCGCTGGCTGAgatttttgtaaacaaaaactACAATAACAGTAATGGAAATAGTGCAACAAGGAGTGGAGTTGGTAATGTTGAGAGAGTGGTAGGGAATGTAGGGTTCTCGCCATCTGATTTTGACAACTTTAGGCGCTGGTGCTTGTTGGGATCAAGTTTGTTGCAGATTGTGGCTTTAAGGGCGAACCTGCAAATGTATCTCAATGAAGCTTTGTTGTCTTGGTACCAAAGACTTCATGGTGGCAAAGTTCCTGAATTGGATTACAGTAGAGCAAAGATGTTCCTGCATAATCACTACTTGTGTCTTGTGGTTTTGCAATTTCTTGGCCCTCCTGTGTTGGTACTCACCTTTCTTGGCTTGTCTCAGATTGATGGTCCTTCCTTTGAAAATTTCCCATTGGCATTGCCTGGCTCTGCTTTTTTCAAGGAGGTTGCATTGTTTTTGGCTTGGTGGGTGACCTTTCTATGGGCGATATTCTCTTCAGTGATCCTTTTGCTACATCGCCACTGTATTTTGTATGTTTCTTGAACCTTTGTTTTCTACGGCACGGTTTTATTGGGTTAGCCTTTTGTTGTAAGTTGAACacgtttttttttagaattttgagaAGAGTGAGaaaattattggatttatagCATAAGTTTTGCAGGTTAGTCTGCTCATTATGATTCTTTAGTTAACTTCAATACATTCAATTATGACTGACTTGTATGTTATAGTTATTATTGGACATGAGAATCATATACATTAAACTGATTATAGAAAGACCAAAATTATATGGTATTTCACATTCCCTCCAAAATTTCGTGCAAAACTACACAATTATAATTCGTAAGTAAGAGTTAGATATGATGTATGACTCTATGCTAGAAATAGAATCAATTGCCGGCTCATCATGCTATTAATGGGCAAGCCTAGCAACCTGTATAAGCCATTTGTGTACTTTCCTTTAACTAAACCTTGTCATGTTTATGCTGGAAACAATTTAGATGGTATTATTTTAGTTATTTCGTGTCCAATTATGGCATTGCTACATCTGTGCCGTCGGCTGCTTTCTTTCTTCGCCTACACGACAACAGTGtatgaaaaatggaaataaagTTAAATCTGGGCATGAGTGTTAAATTGTTTCAAGATCTATGTTTGTTGCACTTATATACAATATATATCGCATGCATGATAGATTCATTGCGGTTCATTTAAGTATAATTATGAACACTAGAAGTGTAGGTAACATATTATCTAGTTTTGGAATTGTGTtgaatatataaacaaataataactaTTATATTCCGGTGTAAACTTATTGGCCCATCATTTTCTGCGATAAGAATAGCCGGTGTGTAAACGGAGACTTGAAACCTATGTATTTTGAGGTCTTAATTTTGCAATATGATTTCCgttcataataataattgattctTTGTGTCTGCATAGCGTATCACATGTCTGTTGGTATGATAATGTGTGTACACATGACGCACTACTTCTGTGTTGCACATTGGTGCCACTCAATTGCTGAAATCAACTCACTATTGTAGAATTATTATTGAGAGGCTGTCTTCAATTGTTATGGTACTATATATTTATGCTTGCATGTTCATCAAGTCATTAGAGAGCTATTTTCATTTAGAGTAGTGCTATTTTGGCCAACATGTTCTATGAAAAATGTAGCATCGTTTGTTTTAGCTTCAACTACTTCGGATTGCTTTGAGAATACATAAGGCTTTAAGCTTAAGCATGTAATGTCATGGTAGCCCAATTTCAGATTCTAGGATAGCGGTAACATGGATTATTGCAGTTAACATGTAAGTTTTATGCAGCTCCTTGCAGCATTTCAGATGTGACTATTtacatataaaatcacattttcgGGCAGTGCATTTACTAATGTCTTGACATCAGTGTTGCAATTCCTATACAAGTATGACAGATGTGCTATGTTACATTGTTAGCAATATATTAGTTAATAATGATCTCTAAAGGTTATAGACCATTTTCAATCAAATTCCAACACTAATGCTGGAGTTTGAAGGGAGTTAAAGTATGCTTTCTCGTATTCATTATGTCACCAGACTGTAAACAGTTCTGTACACAATTGTTTATTCCTAATGGGAAAAAAACTATGCATGTGTGAGGACTTGTGCAATGTGTTgtttgaaaatatattgtttgAAACTATGCCTGTTTCCCATGATCTTTCTTGGTTGAAAGTGTATATTTCAACCTTGAAGCTCTTGGTTCAAAACTGGAGTCTACCGAATTCAGAAATATATTGGTCTACCGAATTCAGAAATATATTGTTTATATCTATATATTGTTTATGCTTCAAGTAAACTTGTTTGAAAATAACTCTAGAATATGATACAACACATCCCACATTTATCAAGAGTCACTTTTGTAAGTGTTTTTTTGAAAGTAGAGAAACCTCATCTACTGATAACATATGTAGTCTGTTCATTGTGGATGTACTGAAGTTATGATTGacttttcttttggttttatTAGTATTGCAAATAAGACGGTACAATGGTCAATAATGTATCGATCTTTCTGATTTGTAGTACCTTTAAGCCC is from Medicago truncatula cultivar Jemalong A17 chromosome 1, MtrunA17r5.0-ANR, whole genome shotgun sequence and encodes:
- the LOC25485092 gene encoding uncharacterized protein translates to MLEFVLFYKNPLLHASLSIILALTLSFFRIPILFLYALQTYIHPDSQPQSNGLKAAIRRPGTDGTTTELRKRNKSKEKPDFDENNAQIFRIRLDQSHLQSRLYIDQYCVAFTVSFVTLFAILLQKFLDCDDNNGLLANGVFVPILLSILSLYTWGMLFVKVTFERSASRRSEKQLSVVFGVLGVFLGLFFVPEVASLVLDFDFGVSVDGFWRVLISVMMGCLACFMFIPAIRSARSFWLGTDQIRCNLSMITCGFFNRTILYVNQILLIFVALMWITPLAEIFVNKNYNNSNGNSATRSGVGNVERVVGNVGFSPSDFDNFRRWCLLGSSLLQIVALRANLQMYLNEALLSWYQRLHGGKVPELDYSRAKMFLHNHYLCLVVLQFLGPPVLVLTFLGLSQIDGPSFENFPLALPGSAFFKEVALFLAWWVTFLWAIFSSVILLLHRHCILYVS